The Acidobacteriota bacterium genome segment CACGCGAAGCTGTCCCATGGACATCGACGTTCTGAACTACGTCTCCAAAGCCATTCAGGGAGACATTGCGGCCGTGGCCGAGGGCTCCTTCGACTGCGTCATGTGCGGGCTGTGCGCGGCGCGCTGTCCGGCCGAAGAAGTCCAGTACAACTTCGCCATCCTGGCCCGCCGTCTTTACGCCCGCCACCTGGCACCGAAGGCCGTGCATCTGGTCCAGGCCGTGGCCAATGTCGAAAACGGAAAATATGACCAGGCCCTGGAGGAACTCAAGAAATTGAGCACCGAGGACCTGGCGAAAATTTACAAGAGTCTCGAACACGAACCCGACATGGCGGACGAGGACTGGACGCCGAAGGAAAAGGTCCAGATCTATGAAGATTGACATGACGGGCGACGATCAGAAGGGAGGGTGACCCATGCCGTACACACCGGAATTGAACGAACTCATCAAGAAGGTCGAGAAAACGCGGCCGGCCCGCGTGGAGAAGAAGCGCAAGGGCGAGGAATTCCCCGCCATGTCGCTTCAGGAGCGGAAGGATATCCTCAAGTTCCATCCCGACTTCAAGGAAGAAGGGCGGTCCGAAATCAAGGTCGGGCCCAACACAGGCTACCGGATCGCCAACGAGATGGTCAGCCTCATCCATGCCAAAAGCCGGCTGGATCCGGATGCCGTCGATCTCAACAAGGTCGACTTCGAAACCGATGTCCTGGTCGTCGGCGGCGGCGGTGCGGGCGCTTCGGCGGCTCTTCTGGCGCGGGAAAACGGGGCGAAGGTCCTTATCGCCACCAAGCTTCGGTTGGGCGATGCCAACACCATGATGGCCGAAGGCGGAATCCAGGCCGCCACGAAATATCGAAAGGATTCGCCCTATTACCATTATCTCGACGCCATGGGCGGCGGCCATTTCAAGAACGACCCCGACCTCGTCAAAACCCTGGTTCTCGAGGCGCCCAAGGTCATGGCCTGGCTGGAAAAGCAGGGCACGATGTTCTCGAAATTCGACGACGGGTTGCTCAAGGCCATGCACGGCGGCGGAACGTCCCGCAAGAGGATGCATTACGCCGGCGACATCACCGGCGCCGAGATCATGCGGACGCTTCGCGACGAGGTCAAAAACCATCCCGAAGACATCGATGTTCTCGAGTTCACGACGGCCGTGGAACTCCTCCTCGACGAAAACGGAGCCTGCGCCGGCGCCGTTCTCTACAATCTGGAAACCGAAGAGTACTTCATCGTCCGGGCCAAGGCGACCATCCTGGCCACGGGAGGATCGGGCCGCCTGCACATCCAGGACTTCATGACCACCAACCACTACGGCGCGACGGGCGACGGCCTGATTCTCGGATACCGGGCCGGCGTTCCGCTTCGGTTCCTGCATACGGTCCAGTACCACCCGACAGGCGCCGTGTTCCCCGAACAGGCCGAAGGGCTTCTCATCACCGAAAAATTCCGCGGCGCCGGGGCCAATGTGTTGAACGTCGACGGCGAGCAGTTCGTCTTCGAGCGCGAGCCCCGCGATGTCGAATCATCGGCGATCATCCGGGAATGCCTTGAACGGGGGAAGGGCGTGCCGACGCCAACCGGCAAATTCGGCGTCTGGCTCGACTCGCCCATGATCGACATCCTCCAGGGCGAGGGCACGGTCCGCAAGGAATTCCCGGGCAAGTGGATCCTCTTCAAGCGCTACGGCATCGACATCACCAAGGAACCCATGCTCATCTACCCCACGCTGCATTATCAGAACGGAGGGCTTGAAATCAAGCCCAATTCCGAAACCCGGGTGCCGGGGCTCTACGCCGCCGGCGAGGTGAGCGGCGGCATCCACGGAGAAAACCGCCTGATGGGCAACTCTCTCCTTGATGTCGTGGTTTTCGGCCGCATCGCCGGCTGCGCCGCGGCCGATTATGTGAAAACCAGGGCCGAGGCCGGCCAGCCGACGCTCGATCACGTCCGGGCCTATCACAAAGCCCTGGAAGAGGCGGGGATCTCCGTGGACAACCGCGTGGCGCCCATGATTCTTCCCGATTATTCCAATCCCGAGGTCCGGAAAAAACAGCTAACGACGGCCTATCACGGGACGTTGCGCTGATCCCAACAAGCGAGGTGCGTCCATGCCGGTGAGACACAGAGAAAAGCCGTTCGGGCTCCCTAAGCCCGAAACTCCCCATGGTGAGATCGTCATCCTGGATGACCGGTGCAAGGGCTGTGCCTTCTGCATCGAATACTGCCCGCATGATGTGCTGGTGATATCCAAGAGGTTTAACATCAAGGGCTACCACCCCCCGGAAGTCGAAAAAGCCGAACTGTGCATCAACTGCGGTTTCTGCCGCATGATCTGCCCGGAGTTCGCCATTTACACCTATGAATCCACCACCGGGGAGAAACCATGAACGGAATCCAAGGAAAGGTGACGTCCCGTGAAAGCTGATCCCAAAGGGGTTTTAACAGGAGCCCATTACATGGACGGCGACCACGCCTGCTGCGAGGGCGCGCTGGCGGCCGGCTGCCGGTTTGTGGCCGGCTATCCGATCACGCCCTCCACCGAAGTCGTGGAGCGCTTCTCCCGCCGAGCGCCGATGGTGCCTGGAGCCTTTTTCATCCAGATGGAAGACGAACTGGCGGCATCCATCACGCTTCAAGGGGCCGTTTGGGCAGGCAAGAAAGCTATGACCGTGACCAGCGGGCCGGGGTTCTCGCTGATGATGGAACATATCGGTTTGGCGGTCATGGCCGAGGTCCCCTGCGTCTTTGTCAATGTCCAACGCGGCGGTCCCTCCACGGGGCTGCCGACCCTCCCCGGCCAGGCCGACATGATGCAGGCCCGCTGGGGCTCGCACGGCGACTACGAAATCATCGCCATCTGCCCCAACTCTCCCCAGGAGTGTTTCGACCTGACCATCGACGCTTTCAATCTCGCGGAACAGTACCGCGTCCCGGTCATGTTCATGATGGATGAATGCGTCGGACACATGATGGAACGGGTTATCATCCCGGAAGCCGACACGATCGAGATCACGCCCCGCCGATACACCAAACTTCCCCCCGGTGAATATCTGCCCTACAAACCCGGCGAGGATCTCGTGCCCGAAATGTTCAAGGCCGGAGACGGCTATCGTCTGCATATCACCGGGCTGACGCACGACTACAAGGGGTATCCCGTGATGTCGGCCGATATCCAGGAGCAACTGGTCCGGCGACTGGTCGACAAGATCCGGCTCAATGCCCCCAAGATCTGGCGCTATGAGGAAACCGCCGTTGAGGACGCCGAAGTCGTCGTCATCGCCTACGGCATCACCTCGCGCGTGGCCGTCGAAGCCGTGGCCATGGCCCGGAAGGAGGGCATCAAGGTCGGCATGCTGCGGCTCATCGTCGTCTGGCCCTTCCCGGAGGATCGAATCTTCGAACTGGCCTCCCAGGGGAAGGGGCTGGTCGTGGCCGAGATGAATTACGGGCAGGTCTTTTACGAGGTCGATCGCTGTGCCCGCGGCCGGGCCCCGGTCGTTCTGGCCGGGCACGGCGGCGGAACCGTGCACAACGTCGAAGCCATTGTGGAAAAAATCAGGGAGGCGCACAAATGTCGGTCTTAAAAGAACTTGAAAGAGCGTCCCTGTCCCCGACCAAGGATTTGGATCCCAGCCACCATCCCATGGACGACTACCTGCGGATGGACCGGATGCCTCACATCTGGTGTCCGACCTGCGGCATCGGGGTCAGCGTCAACTGTTTCGCCAAAGCCATCGAAAAGGCCCGGATTCCCCTGGACGACATCACCGTCGTTTCGGGAATCGGCTGCACGGGACGGGTGGCCGGCTACATGAAAGTCGATTCCTTCCACACGACCCACGGCCGGGCCATTCCGTTCGCCACCGGGCTGAAGCTGGCCAATCCCAAGCTCAAGGTCGTGGTGTTCAGCGGCGACGGCGATCTCATGGCCATCGGCGGCAACCATTTCATCAGCGCCGCCCGGCGGAACATCGACATCACGGTCATCTGCGTCAACAACTTCAACTACGCCATGACCGGCGGACAATTGGCCTCGACCACGCCCGAAGGTTCCGTGCTGTCGACATCGCCTTTTGGGAATTTCGAGGCTCCCTTCAATCTTCCTTTCCTGGCCGAGTCCGTCGGCGCGGTCTATGTGGCCCGCTGGACGTCGCTCCACATTTATAATCAGACCGTTGCCATGGTCGAGGCCTTGAAAAAGCCCGGGTTCACCTTCATTGAAATCCTGGCCCCCTGCCCGACCATTTTCGAGCGGCAGCAGAAGTTCGGCGACGGGCTCGATCGCCTGCGCTGGTACTGCGACAACAGCATCATCCGCCACGGCGCCGATACCCACGACGTCGACATCAAGCTCCACGATCCGGTCATCGTCGGCAAGTTCGTCGACAAGGAGCGGCCGACTTACCTGGACAGCATGAACACGCATTTCCGGAAGCGTTTCGGCGACCGGTATAAGGATTATGAGGGATAAGATGGCACGCACAGAAATCAGAATCGGCGGATTCGGCGGACAGGGCGTCATCCTGACCGGGTATGTCATCGGCAAGGCGGCGGCGATTTTCGACAAGAAAAACGCCACCATGACCCAGTCCTTCGGCCCGGAAGCCCGGGGCAGCGCCTGCAGTTCCCAGGTCATCCTCTCGGACCAGGCCATTCTCTATCCCTATATCAAGACGCCTCAGGTCATGGTTTTCATGAGCCAGGAAGCCTTCACGAAATATTCACCCTCGATTGATCCGAACGGAATGGCGCTCATCGAGGAGGATCTGGTTGATGTCAAGGGATTGCCCCCGACGGTCAAGGTCTTCGGTATCCCGGCCACCCGGATCGCCGAGGAATTGGGACGGAAGGTCGTTCTCAATATGGTCGTGACGGGTTTCTTCACGGCGGTTACGGGACTTGTCTCGAAGGAGGCCATGCGGAAAGCCATCGAAACGTCGGTTCCCAAGGGAACCGAGGGATTGAACCTGATGGCTTTCGAAAAAGGCTACGAATACGGGCTTCAAAAAAAGAGCGCGTAACCCGGATTCGGTAAACCGAAAGAGCTTTGTGGACAACGCTGGAATCCCCCCGGTGATCCGGGCGGGACATCCGGCCTCCCGGGGGTCCGAATGATTGGGAATTCTCCCGGGGGAGGCAACATATTGCAGGAGGGAATGACAATGGCCGAATTTTCTTATCAACCGATGTTTCCGCTCGGTCCCGACACGACCGAATACAGGGAGTTGACAAGGGATCACGTTTCGAGATCCGTCTTCGAAGGCCGGGAGATAATCATGGTTGCCCCGGAAGCCCTGACGATTGTAGCCGAGAATGCCTATCGTGATGCGGGCTTCCTTCTTCGAACCTCCCATCTTGAGCAACTTGCCGCGATCCTCAAGGATCCGGAGAGTTCCGACAACGACAAGTTTGTGGCCCTCGATCTTATCAAGAACGCCGTGATTTCGGCCGAAGGCCTCTTTCCCATGTGCCAGGATACGGGAACGGCCGTGATCATGGGGAAGAAGGGCCAGCAGATCTGGACGGGCGGCGGAGACGAGGAAGCCCTGTCCCGGGGTGTTTTCAACGCCTACACAAAAAACTATTTCCGATATTCGCAGAACGCGCCGATCACGATGTACGATGAGAAAAACACGGGATGCAACCTGCCCGCCCAGATCGACATCGCGGCCGTCGATGGCGATGCCTACAAGTTCCTGTTCGTCGCTAAGGGCGGCGGTTCGTCCAATAAGACGTATCTCTTCCAGGAAAGCAAGGCCGTTCTCAATCCGAAAGCCCTGGTCAAATATCTGATCGGCAAGATGCGGGCCATTGGCACCGCGGCCTGCCCGCCGTATCACATCGGCATCGTCGTTGGGGGCACCTCGCCCGAACTCGTCCTCAAAACCGTGAAACTGGCCTCGGCCCGCGATCTGGACGGATTGCCGGCCGCGGGCGGACCGGGCGGACACGCTTTCCGGGACATCGCCCTCGAAAAGGAGCTCCTTGAAGCCGCGTACAAGCTGGGCCTCGGCGCCCAGTTCGGGGGGAAGTATTTCGCCCTGGACATCCGCGTCGTCCGCATGCCGCGCCACGGCGCTTCCTGCCCGATCGGACTCGGCGTCAGCTGCAATGCCGACCGGAACATCAAGGCCAAAATCACCCGCGACGGGGTTTACCTCGAGAAGCTGGAAACCGATCCGGCCCGCTTCCTGCCGGAGCCGGAAGGAGACGCCGCCGAGGCCGTGAAGATCGATCTCAACCGGCCCATGAGCGAAATCCGGGCGACTCTGAGCCGATATCCCGTAGCCACGCTGCTCTCGCTCAGCGGACCGATCGTCGTCGCCCGCGACATCGCCCACGCCCGTCTGAAGGAACTCGTCGACAAGGGCGAGGACCTGCCGGCTTTTTTCAAGGACCATATGGTCTACTACGCCGGACCGGCCAAGACGCCGCCCGGCTACGCATCGGGCTCTCTCGGACCGACAACGGCCGGCCGCATGGACGACTATGTGCCGATCTTTCAGAAAATGGGCGGATCGATGGTCATGCTGGCCAAGGGCAACCGCTCCCGGGTCGTCACGGAATCCTGCCATGCCAACGGCGGATTCTA includes the following:
- a CDS encoding FAD-binding protein; amino-acid sequence: MPYTPELNELIKKVEKTRPARVEKKRKGEEFPAMSLQERKDILKFHPDFKEEGRSEIKVGPNTGYRIANEMVSLIHAKSRLDPDAVDLNKVDFETDVLVVGGGGAGASAALLARENGAKVLIATKLRLGDANTMMAEGGIQAATKYRKDSPYYHYLDAMGGGHFKNDPDLVKTLVLEAPKVMAWLEKQGTMFSKFDDGLLKAMHGGGTSRKRMHYAGDITGAEIMRTLRDEVKNHPEDIDVLEFTTAVELLLDENGACAGAVLYNLETEEYFIVRAKATILATGGSGRLHIQDFMTTNHYGATGDGLILGYRAGVPLRFLHTVQYHPTGAVFPEQAEGLLITEKFRGAGANVLNVDGEQFVFEREPRDVESSAIIRECLERGKGVPTPTGKFGVWLDSPMIDILQGEGTVRKEFPGKWILFKRYGIDITKEPMLIYPTLHYQNGGLEIKPNSETRVPGLYAAGEVSGGIHGENRLMGNSLLDVVVFGRIAGCAAADYVKTRAEAGQPTLDHVRAYHKALEEAGISVDNRVAPMILPDYSNPEVRKKQLTTAYHGTLR
- a CDS encoding 4Fe-4S binding protein, whose translation is MPVRHREKPFGLPKPETPHGEIVILDDRCKGCAFCIEYCPHDVLVISKRFNIKGYHPPEVEKAELCINCGFCRMICPEFAIYTYESTTGEKP
- a CDS encoding 2-oxoacid:acceptor oxidoreductase subunit alpha, with product MDGDHACCEGALAAGCRFVAGYPITPSTEVVERFSRRAPMVPGAFFIQMEDELAASITLQGAVWAGKKAMTVTSGPGFSLMMEHIGLAVMAEVPCVFVNVQRGGPSTGLPTLPGQADMMQARWGSHGDYEIIAICPNSPQECFDLTIDAFNLAEQYRVPVMFMMDECVGHMMERVIIPEADTIEITPRRYTKLPPGEYLPYKPGEDLVPEMFKAGDGYRLHITGLTHDYKGYPVMSADIQEQLVRRLVDKIRLNAPKIWRYEETAVEDAEVVVIAYGITSRVAVEAVAMARKEGIKVGMLRLIVVWPFPEDRIFELASQGKGLVVAEMNYGQVFYEVDRCARGRAPVVLAGHGGGTVHNVEAIVEKIREAHKCRS
- a CDS encoding thiamine pyrophosphate-dependent enzyme; the encoded protein is MSVLKELERASLSPTKDLDPSHHPMDDYLRMDRMPHIWCPTCGIGVSVNCFAKAIEKARIPLDDITVVSGIGCTGRVAGYMKVDSFHTTHGRAIPFATGLKLANPKLKVVVFSGDGDLMAIGGNHFISAARRNIDITVICVNNFNYAMTGGQLASTTPEGSVLSTSPFGNFEAPFNLPFLAESVGAVYVARWTSLHIYNQTVAMVEALKKPGFTFIEILAPCPTIFERQQKFGDGLDRLRWYCDNSIIRHGADTHDVDIKLHDPVIVGKFVDKERPTYLDSMNTHFRKRFGDRYKDYEG
- a CDS encoding 2-oxoacid:acceptor oxidoreductase family protein, coding for MARTEIRIGGFGGQGVILTGYVIGKAAAIFDKKNATMTQSFGPEARGSACSSQVILSDQAILYPYIKTPQVMVFMSQEAFTKYSPSIDPNGMALIEEDLVDVKGLPPTVKVFGIPATRIAEELGRKVVLNMVVTGFFTAVTGLVSKEAMRKAIETSVPKGTEGLNLMAFEKGYEYGLQKKSA
- a CDS encoding fumarate hydratase, yielding MTMAEFSYQPMFPLGPDTTEYRELTRDHVSRSVFEGREIIMVAPEALTIVAENAYRDAGFLLRTSHLEQLAAILKDPESSDNDKFVALDLIKNAVISAEGLFPMCQDTGTAVIMGKKGQQIWTGGGDEEALSRGVFNAYTKNYFRYSQNAPITMYDEKNTGCNLPAQIDIAAVDGDAYKFLFVAKGGGSSNKTYLFQESKAVLNPKALVKYLIGKMRAIGTAACPPYHIGIVVGGTSPELVLKTVKLASARDLDGLPAAGGPGGHAFRDIALEKELLEAAYKLGLGAQFGGKYFALDIRVVRMPRHGASCPIGLGVSCNADRNIKAKITRDGVYLEKLETDPARFLPEPEGDAAEAVKIDLNRPMSEIRATLSRYPVATLLSLSGPIVVARDIAHARLKELVDKGEDLPAFFKDHMVYYAGPAKTPPGYASGSLGPTTAGRMDDYVPIFQKMGGSMVMLAKGNRSRVVTESCHANGGFYLGSIGGPAARLAKDCITKQEVLAYPELGMEAIFKITVEDFPAFIIVDDKGNDFYAPLMT